Part of the Vidua macroura isolate BioBank_ID:100142 chromosome 27, ASM2450914v1, whole genome shotgun sequence genome, AGGACAGTGTAAAACTGTCCTGTTTCAGTGCCTTGCTGGCCAAAGGACGTGCCACGTTGCcagcctgctctgagcagtgTTTGTGTCACTGATGGTGAACCATACGGTGAATaatgataaattaatttaatatctGGGGAAATACATGAGTCAGGTGTGTTTCTCTGGTTTGTGCCATCAAATATGGATCTTGGGAACATCACTTGTGTTtaaaacttgaattttttttttaattctgcctTTCTTCAGACTTATATATGTCCCAGGCCCTTTGTTGCAACAGTCCTCAAGCCTTTCTTGTATGGAAGCCCTGCTGAGCCATtccatttttcctcttgtttttctccttccatgTCTGATTCTTGCTGTCTTTTCTGTCATCTTGTTCCTCTTTTTGCTGTCTTATGtttgctcttccttttctttcctttcttcttttctttctttgtctcccACAACTATCTCCTGGCTCCTCATTCCCTGCATGCCACTAACTGGTTTCCCTAGACATTAATTGATTTGTGAATTCAGGCTGAATTGCATCATCAGCAGATGGCGGATCCAGACCTGTTGGAGGAATCCTCTTCACTGCTGGAGCCGAGCGAGATGGGAAGAGGTGCCCCGCTCCGACTCGGGTAATTGCAGTTCAGGATTGCTGGATTAGGATCCTCAGCCTATGGAAGCAGCAATGATTTGAGTGCAGTTGTGGAACCTTCCACACCAAGCAGATGAAAGCTGATCTAAAACTGGCTGTTGctctctgctcttttcctgcCTGTATTCACTTCCCAGTTCATGTTGGTGCTTCACAAAATTCTCTCTGCACCAAACAGTTAACCCAGTTCATTCTGTGTAAGCCTGCCTGGTTGTTTCCTCAGGTGTTCTGAGATCTCAGAGCTTTGCTGAAAGTTGTAACTACTGTGGGCACATAATGGTCTGAAATAACTGTATAGTTCTGCATCCTCTATCAGCTGCTTCCAGGCTTCCTTGTACATGTGTAATACTTTATCTGGACATGGGGTTTGGTCCAGTGAGGTCTAAGTATGAGCCCAGGACATAGTCACTGGCAGCCTTGGCTGCTGTAACCCTTGCAGCCAGTGTAGGAGTGAAGGCTAGAAACTGCATATCTAAATGCATTTGTTTCTCCTATAAGcagtgatttatattttttttaaatattatttcattctGTTAAAAAACAGAGCCTGTGCTATAGTGCACTTGTTTTGCTGTGTGCATTTAGAGAACCTCCCGTTCTGCTTGAAGAACTAATGTCAAAGCAGGGTTTTGACAGCTTTCGGTGCGGTGCCAACCCCCAGGTGCCACGGtgtgctggctgtggggtggCTCAGGTGCAGCCCCTCAGGCCGTGCTGTCCCCTTGCAGGTTCGTGGCTGGCGTGATCAACCGCGAGCGCATCCCCACGTTCGAGCGGATGCTGTGGCGCGTGTGCCGCGGGAACGTCTTCCTGCGCCAGGCCGAGATCGAGAACCCCCTGGAGGACCCCGTCACGGTAAcggagctcctgctgcagcagcaggatctAAACATAGAAGGGATCTTCAGATAGAAGCCTCTGTCCTGTCGTAGTTGAGGCAGAGACAGCAAAAAGCaacacactccattttcagaaggcttcagacgcttgctttttatacattcttacaaaactaagtttacactttactcattggtcaGGAAAGACAAGCAAAGTTCCTATTGGAATAggcagttgcaggtttctcttatttatcctttctttcttggtttctatgtcaacAACCTTGGTAGAAATTGCTTTCAAGGctaaacatggatcctcttatcagACTTCTCTCTGGCTCGCAGAAGtcgctgtaaaacctcttccacactGTTCCTCAGTGAGGTCCatcccagcacctgctgcagcctctgagcTTCATCAAcaaatgttttcctgtttaattaaaacaaaaataggagGATGGATGGGGAGTGCTGTTGGAAGGGGGAAAACAACTCAAAACATGGACTGCAGCAGGGCCTTGGGATTTCTCTGGCCCAAACTGCAATGAGGAGTGATTCTCCGTGGGAGATGCTCTTTGGGACATGGGCAGTGTGTAGTATATGAAGCTCATTTCTCTGAACTTGaacctttcattttttcataattCACTAATCAGTGGTTTAAACATCCACCTCAGAATCGTTGACATTACTATAGaaacaaataagaaatattGTGATTGGGCCTGGTTTTACATCCAGTGTCTTCTGTGCTCAAACCAGTGGGCACTTCCCAAACTTGGGGCACCCTTGCTCTTACCTAGTGAAGGGCTGCCCTGGAACACAGACCCAGGAGGTGAAGCTCAGTACCAGCCTCTCTTTCTCATGTGAGGCTGATGTGTTCCCTTGTCCCACCAACCACTGATAGCTGACCTGTGGAATCATCTGTCTGCTAGGAGAGACTTTGTTCTTATAGTGCAGAACTTCCTTAAATTGAGGTTACACCTAATGTAATTATTCTTGAAACATTATGTTAAAATTTCCTAAGTAAGGTAGAACAATAACATTGTCAACAAATGCAGGAAAGGGGCCCTGGCTGCCCCCACGGACACAGCTGTGCAAGGAATGTGCCTCTGGCCTCCCTGGGAGCCACACTGGCTAAACTCCACTTTTTTTGATCTTCATTCACTCTTTTGGCTTGATTCTGTAGGTGAGCTGACTGAACTAAGTGCTGATAAAATCATCATTATTTTTGGAGCTCTTACCAGGTTTTCCCATTTACTTTACTTTATAGAATCAATAATGGATAACCTGGGGCATTTTGCTTCAGTGAACATAAATACAGTGCAGGTATTCTGTACTGAGGCTGATAAAATTGCTCTCCTTGTTCAGGGATAATCAGGTACATTTCTTGACCTGCTCTGCATATCTGAGCTCTGATGGACAGACtcagtgaaaggaaaattagAATTCTGGTAATTAGCCAATGGTAATTTCTACAATTCTTTCCTTTGTTCTAGGGAGATTACGTGCACAAGTCTGTATTTATCATCTTCTTCCAAGGTGACCAGCTGAAGAACAGAGTCAAGAAGATCTGTGAAGGGTATGAAAGTCTGACAGCTGGGCAGATCTCAATTATTTGAAACACACTGACATTACTTCATATTGATATTTCTCAACTCCCTGTTTcacagtggctgcaggagcacatatttagaaagcaaatgaaatgtgCCATAAGTAACTGAAACACATTGTACAGTCACACTTGCCACTCCCCAGCCTGTAATGCTCAAAGTACAcaactgctgtgctggggaatgCAAGGAAACAAGGCAGTGGTGATTTCTGGGGCAGGCCTGTGGGACATCAGTGGGATATTCCCACAGTGGAGACAACAGTGACTGCTTCTATCAGCAGTTGCACTGGTGTGACATCATTCCCCCTCAGCTGGATGGCTGACCAGCCTCGTGGCAGTGCCTGGAGacactggcagcacagggagcagagcattCTCTcccacttctgttttctttagcaCTCAGCTTCTGCTTTGGCCTAAAGCACTTCTGCACCCCTTTGATGTAGGGGCTGGAGCTCTGCTTGGCAGTCTCTGCTGATCAGAAACTTCTCTCAAGGTGCCTCTGCCTCACTCCTGACTGACTGATCTTCTTCCCATCTCTGTCACTGAGGTGCTTCCCTGTCTTCCAGGTTCCGGGCCTCCCTCTACCCATGCCCAGAAACACCTCAGGAGCGGAAGGAAATGGCTTCTGGTGTCAATACCAGAATTGATGATCTTCAGATGGTAAAAGAACTGGAGCCAATGAactttctttgggtttttttttttttttaattttagataatATGATTGAAAACTCTATTTGGAAACTTTAGATTCTGTTCAAATAGGAGGGTTTTTGCCCCTATGAGATTTTCAGCTTCAGGTAGCTTGAGACCAGCAGTGCAAGAGAGGTGTTTGGAGACTGCTCAGTTGTTTCTGtgtcaggatttgggatgggtgGTTTGATCTTTCTGGAGGGCTAAGCAATTCATTATAAACAACTAATTACAGAGAACTCCACACCAGAGCGAAAAGAGGAACTCATGTAGGGAGATCCTGTAGGTTCTGACTGAGAGCATGTTGTGTAACTGCCTGCTTCATCTGcaagtacttttaaaaacatttaaacttttttcaAGCTGAGATACAACAATGCTAACATTAATTTAgctcttcctttttctgcctGTCTATATTTTCACATTGTGCTGTCCTGAAGAGCTTCTGCTTTACAACTAATCTCTTGTGCAGCAGCCTGAATGTTGGTAAAAAGTAATTAGTACCCAGATCTCATGGGTGCCACCTCTGAAATACCTGGTGCTTGCTTCAAGGAAGAAAGGCAGGATGTGATAATGTAGAAAGATTTAAGGGATTTGAGACAAAAATTGAGAAAAGGTTCagaaactaaaaggaaaaagggtTGAATTTGACCTAGTTATTTGATACAGAAACTGTCTCAAGTGGGGAGTTGTGCAGGTATTTTAAAGTAGACAGGAACTCAGAAGCAATGTAACTGCTATAGGCAGCATGTGCCTTGTGTCCTCACTTTCCCTGCAATCTAAGACTTTCCACTCTGGAAATCTgacttggcctgagtttgaTATGTTCCAGTTGGAAAACACCCTCAGTAGGAaacactttctccttttcccttcagtaaACAAGTCTTCCAGGGtaatttgtgtgttttttcaAGGCAGCACACCCTTTACTTGCAGAACTCTTCTCTGCTCTTTTAACCTGGGTGGAGGTAAAACTGTTCCCTGTGGTCTTGGCACAGTTGTTTGAAACAACCACTGACcttggagctggaggaggaaaataatcagaaagTGTCCCTGGAAAAAGCCCTTAAGCTTTTCAGCAGAGCTAATTGCCCCGGGGTACATCACAGACCGCAGGCAtggggcagcctgtgcctgggctgggggagcaaGCTGGTCGTTCATCCTCTGTGGGAAAGGCTTCTCTTGTTGGTGCACCTTGAGCTTTGGTCCATGATTTGGCCTcatgtttctgctgctcctctgaaaGGTGCTGAACCAAACTGAGGATCACCGCCAGAGGGTTTTGCAGGCAGCTGCTAAAAACATCCGCGTGTGGTTCATCAAAGTGCGGAAGATGAAGGCGATTTACCACACCCTGAACCTGTGCAACATCGACGTGACACAGAAGTGCTTGATTGCTGAAGTCTGGTGTCCTGTTGCTGACCTCGATTCCATCCAGTTTGCTCTCAGGAGAGGCACTGTGAGTAGATGCTGTGCCAGTCAGCTGAGGCAGCACCACGTGGGTTCATTGCCTTTTCTGCATTGTGAGCCTCTGAGCACCATCCCCTTGGGCTGTTGGAATCACAGAGGACAGCTTATTTAGCATGCAGGAATGATGACTTAGAGATAAAAGAAGTAACAAATGCACTGTGTGAAGGTTAAAGTTCAGGTGAATGCTGGAATGGTGAGGACTTTACTGTGTGTGAGTCCTTTGGTTTGCTTAGTtaccctggctgggctctgtaGTCCTGGTGTCTGGATAGAGGAGCTCTCCAGGATGTTGGCAAACTCACCCTCTGCTCAGATAGTCAAGAGAGTTGGGTTTCTTGAAGTCCTTCCacttgctgtttgttttcttgtctgtCCTACACAATGTTCACCTTTACTCCTGCTACACGAAGTGGAGAGCAGTGGAATCCTGGCAgccttcctcagctgctccagtgtcTCATTGTGCAAGCACTGAAGCTTGCAGTTTTCCAAATGCCAGTGGCACAGCTGTGTTGGACTTAGTCCTCCAATGCTCTGAGGGTGGCTTTGCTGatcttccctttgtttttctcaaaCAGGAGCACAGCGGATCCACTGTCCCATCTATTTTAAACAGGATGCAAACCAATCAGACCCCACCCACATACAACAAAACGAACAAGTTTACTTCTGGCTTTCAAAACATTGTTGATGCTTATGGCATTGGGACATATCGGGAAATAAATCCAGGTAAATTCAGATGCAGAAAAGTCCAAGACTTCTGTCTCAAATTTTTTAGTTGTGATGTTTATCTGTATTACCTGTCCTGTGTGGAAATCTCTAATAGAGAATTCTAGTAGAGACTCATCAGCTTCCAGTAACAGAGGGGAAGCTGGGGAGTTATATTTGCTAAATTGCCTGAACTGTACCATGATGAATCTGGGCTGAGTAGCACACAGTGCCCTGGGATTGTTGTCTTTTCCCTTACAGCACCCTATACCATCATCACCTTCCCATTCCTGTTTGCTGTgatgtttggggattttggcCATGGAATCCTGATGACTCTTATTGCTGTCTGGATGGTGGTGAGGGAAAGCCGGATTCTGTCCCAGAAGAGTGACAATGAGGTAAAGTGGCAGATCATGCTGAGCTGTGCATTTCAAACAAAGAGTTGCAGCTTGGTTTAGTCCCATCCTTTTCCCATTGAATTGACAATGCCCATTActcctttggattttttgaaGCACGTGGACAGGCTGGGAAGCCTgaagagcacacacacacacacacactgagtAGTGTAATTTCATAATAGTATAGAGTtcccttgatttttccttttgtatatttataggaaattattaatttcactTGTCTGAAGGAAATTATCAAGTGTAGTAGGTAAGTTGGCGTAAACAAATCACCTTAAATTTAGCTGGATCATAGTGGGGTTTAGCCACTGCAAAACTCCCAATTCCTGTACATATATATCCCATCCCTGACATTTTTCCTATTTGCTGCTCAAGGTTGGTTTTGCTGGCTCAGGGCTATCAGGAGCTGAACCAGGGTTAATTAAGATccactggcagggctggaggagacTGACAGGGTCTGTGCTCCTGGTTCCAAACTcgtgctgccagctgggagtTGCATCAGGCTGTGCCGTGCAGTTTGTCCTCTCCAGCTACTCCTGGGTCCCCTGTGGAGATCCACGGTGCCCCTTTATCCTCGttacctgtgctgctctgctccctcttgCACCCTTAATCCCTGCCAAGGTGAAATGGAGATTTTGGGCTCTTGGTTCATGTGGCCAATGTTTGTCCTACAACAGACTGATTTCCCTGGTTTGGCTTTAGGACCTTCCCTGTTCTCACGGATTGCTTTGTTCCTTTTGGGTTTTTACCCCAGATGTTCAACATGGTGTTCAGTGGTCGATACATCATCCTGCTGATGGGGCTGTTCTCCACGTACACGGGCCTCATCTACAATGACTGCTTCTCCAAATCCCTCAACATGTTCGGCTCCTCCTGGAGCGTCCGGCCAATGTTCAATAAAGCCAACTGGTCGTGAGTAAACCCTTGGTGACTTTGTAGGCACAGTGAGAAGCAGGTGACTTGTCCTTCCCCATTGTCCTTCcagctgaggaaaacaaaaatttctgACCTCTGTCTCAGGTAGATTTGGAAGAGGGGTGTAAATGGGATGATACCTGCCAAGAttcaaaatggctttttttttttttcccagaaaacttAGAGAGATGCAGTTTCTCATCTATTTCCCCTTAGACATTTCAAGATTCCTGTCCCCTGAACCTGTCTTCCTTGTGACACTGAGTAAAAGGCCAAGAAACAGGGTTTTATTCATTTGGGAAAATCCCTAGAACCATCCAGGTTCTACAACCTTGAAGTTCTCTCAATTTAAGCTATTTCTTGCTCTCAAAAGGGAAGAGTGTTGTTAGTTTTTCCAGAAGGAGGGTGGCATTGCTATGGTTAATGTTTATAATCTTGTTCCCAAACAGAGATGCTTTGCTGGAGACCAcccccctgctgcagctggatccTGCTATCCCAGGGGTGTTTGGTGGGCCCTACCCATTTGGCATTGACCCAGTAAGAGCTCATCCTTCCTCTGCAGTCTTTTGGGCAAAATCCTCTGtgtcagcagaaagaaaagttcCTGTCTGTTCACTGTTCTGTGAAAGattccccagcccagcccttaGCAAGTCCCTCAATGGCAGGAATCCTCTTGAATGATAGAATTCCTACTGAGATGCCAGATTTGGGATAGAGACCCTTGTTCTGAGGTCCATTAAAGGCTGCTTTCTCACCCTTTCTAACCTGCAGTGCTTTAATCAGATCTGATTAGCCTTGAAAATCACTTTTTGAAGTTACTTTTTTACCTTGGGGAAAGTCGTTAATGTCTTTTTTCAGTCACCCTTGGAAATGTACGTTTCCCAGTAATCCTGCCACTTTGTACCTGCCTGCATCAACACCTCCTAACTCTGCTTGTAATATATGCCAAACCTTGTGTGGGTTCCACACCAAGAGGAAGTGCAGGAAATCAGACCTGTGTgtaattcttcttttaaatgaatAATCCTATTCTTTCTGTTAAGGATACAGCCTCTTTTCTCCTGCATCTTTGAGGTACCATGAAAACAGGTTTGAttcctgctcagtgctgggctcAGTTACTGTCAGACTGTTCCCAGCTGAAAGCTTGGCTGCTCATTTCCCCAAAAGAAATCCATAGGAcaaacacatctttaaaaaccTGCTTTTTGAGCCTCACACTTCCTGACTGGTTCATACTGTTTAGCTTAAAGGGagtgttttccttctcctgttttcctttccctggtTATCTGACTAGGTGTTGTTTTTCACAGATCTGGAATATTGCCAGCAATAAGCTGGCTTTCCTCAATTCCTTTAAGATGAAGATGTCTGTGATTCTTGGCATTTTCCAGATGCTCTTTGGTGTTGCACTGAGTCTCCTCAACCACATGTAAGTGCTTTGCTCTGGTTTTCTCATGGTGGGGGCAGTGGAATGTCTTTGGGTGCTGTGTG contains:
- the ATP6V0A1 gene encoding V-type proton ATPase 116 kDa subunit a 1 isoform X7; this encodes MGELFRSEEMTLAQLFLQSEAAYCCVSELGELGKVQFRDLNPDVNVFHRKFVNEVRRCEEMDRKLRFVEKEIKKANIPIMDTGENPEVPFPRDMIDLEANFEKIENELKEINTNQEALKRNFLELTELKFILRKTQQFFDEMADPDLLEESSSLLEPSEMGRGAPLRLGFVAGVINRERIPTFERMLWRVCRGNVFLRQAEIENPLEDPVTGDYVHKSVFIIFFQGDQLKNRVKKICEGFRASLYPCPETPQERKEMASGVNTRIDDLQMVLNQTEDHRQRVLQAAAKNIRVWFIKVRKMKAIYHTLNLCNIDVTQKCLIAEVWCPVADLDSIQFALRRGTEHSGSTVPSILNRMQTNQTPPTYNKTNKFTSGFQNIVDAYGIGTYREINPAPYTIITFPFLFAVMFGDFGHGILMTLIAVWMVVRESRILSQKSDNEMFNMVFSGRYIILLMGLFSTYTGLIYNDCFSKSLNMFGSSWSVRPMFNKANWSDALLETTPLLQLDPAIPGVFGGPYPFGIDPIWNIASNKLAFLNSFKMKMSVILGIFQMLFGVALSLLNHIYFKKPLNIYLGFIPEMIFMSSLFGYLVILIFYKWTAYDAHTSKEAPSLLIHFINMFLFSYEDTSNKMLYSGQKGLQCFLVVVALLCVPWMLVAKPLVLRQQYLRRKHLEGQPEEAQGSTNAQALEAAAAATPTEDEVFDFGDTVVYQAIHTIEYCLGCISNTASYLRLWALSLAHAQLSEVLWTMVIHIGLSVRSLGGGLGLFFIFAAFATLTVAILLVMEGLSAFLHALRLHWIEFQNKFYTGTGFKFLPFSFDIIREGRFDD
- the ATP6V0A1 gene encoding V-type proton ATPase 116 kDa subunit a 1 isoform X8: MADPDLLEESSSLLEPSEMGRGAPLRLGFVAGVINRERIPTFERMLWRVCRGNVFLRQAEIENPLEDPVTGDYVHKSVFIIFFQGDQLKNRVKKICEGFRASLYPCPETPQERKEMASGVNTRIDDLQMVLNQTEDHRQRVLQAAAKNIRVWFIKVRKMKAIYHTLNLCNIDVTQKCLIAEVWCPVADLDSIQFALRRGTEHSGSTVPSILNRMQTNQTPPTYNKTNKFTSGFQNIVDAYGIGTYREINPAPYTIITFPFLFAVMFGDFGHGILMTLIAVWMVVRESRILSQKSDNEMFNMVFSGRYIILLMGLFSTYTGLIYNDCFSKSLNMFGSSWSVRPMFNKANWSDALLETTPLLQLDPAIPGVFGGPYPFGIDPIWNIASNKLAFLNSFKMKMSVILGIFQMLFGVALSLLNHIYFKKPLNIYLGFIPEMIFMSSLFGYLVILIFYKWTAYDAHTSKEAPSLLIHFINMFLFSYEDTSNKMLYSGQKGLQCFLVVVALLCVPWMLVAKPLVLRQQYLRRKHLGTHNFGGIRVGNGPTEEDAEIIQHDQLSTHSEEGEEPTEDEVFDFGDTVVYQAIHTIEYCLGCISNTASYLRLWALSLAHAQLSEVLWTMVIHIGLSVRSLGGGLGLFFIFAAFATLTVAILLVMEGLSAFLHALRLHWIEFQNKFYTGTGFKFLPFSFDIIREGRFDD
- the ATP6V0A1 gene encoding V-type proton ATPase 116 kDa subunit a 1 isoform X2, producing the protein MGELFRSEEMTLAQLFLQSEAAYCCVSELGELGKVQFRDLNPDVNVFHRKFVNEVRRCEEMDRKLRFVEKEIKKANIPIMDTGENPEVPFPRDMIDLEANFEKIENELKEINTNQEALKRNFLELTELKFILRKTQQFFDEAELHHQQMADPDLLEESSSLLEPSEMGRGAPLRLGFVAGVINRERIPTFERMLWRVCRGNVFLRQAEIENPLEDPVTGDYVHKSVFIIFFQGDQLKNRVKKICEGFRASLYPCPETPQERKEMASGVNTRIDDLQMVLNQTEDHRQRVLQAAAKNIRVWFIKVRKMKAIYHTLNLCNIDVTQKCLIAEVWCPVADLDSIQFALRRGTEHSGSTVPSILNRMQTNQTPPTYNKTNKFTSGFQNIVDAYGIGTYREINPAPYTIITFPFLFAVMFGDFGHGILMTLIAVWMVVRESRILSQKSDNEMFNMVFSGRYIILLMGLFSTYTGLIYNDCFSKSLNMFGSSWSVRPMFNKANWSDALLETTPLLQLDPAIPGVFGGPYPFGIDPIWNIASNKLAFLNSFKMKMSVILGIFQMLFGVALSLLNHIYFKKPLNIYLGFIPEMIFMSSLFGYLVILIFYKWTAYDAHTSKEAPSLLIHFINMFLFSYEDTSNKMLYSGQKGLQCFLVVVALLCVPWMLVAKPLVLRQQYLRRKHLGTHNFGGIRVGNGPTEEDAEIIQHDQLSTHSEEGEEFDFGDTVVYQAIHTIEYCLGCISNTASYLRLWALSLAHAQLSEVLWTMVIHIGLSVRSLGGGLGLFFIFAAFATLTVAILLVMEGLSAFLHALRLHWIEFQNKFYTGTGFKFLPFSFDIIREGRFDD
- the ATP6V0A1 gene encoding V-type proton ATPase 116 kDa subunit a 1 isoform X6; this encodes MGELFRSEEMTLAQLFLQSEAAYCCVSELGELGKVQFRDLNPDVNVFHRKFVNEVRRCEEMDRKLRFVEKEIKKANIPIMDTGENPEVPFPRDMIDLEANFEKIENELKEINTNQEALKRNFLELTELKFILRKTQQFFDEAELHHQQMADPDLLEESSSLLEPSEMGRGAPLRLGFVAGVINRERIPTFERMLWRVCRGNVFLRQAEIENPLEDPVTGDYVHKSVFIIFFQGDQLKNRVKKICEGFRASLYPCPETPQERKEMASGVNTRIDDLQMVLNQTEDHRQRVLQAAAKNIRVWFIKVRKMKAIYHTLNLCNIDVTQKCLIAEVWCPVADLDSIQFALRRGTEHSGSTVPSILNRMQTNQTPPTYNKTNKFTSGFQNIVDAYGIGTYREINPAPYTIITFPFLFAVMFGDFGHGILMTLIAVWMVVRESRILSQKSDNEMFNMVFSGRYIILLMGLFSTYTGLIYNDCFSKSLNMFGSSWSVRPMFNKANWSDALLETTPLLQLDPAIPGVFGGPYPFGIDPIWNIASNKLAFLNSFKMKMSVILGIFQMLFGVALSLLNHIYFKKPLNIYLGFIPEMIFMSSLFGYLVILIFYKWTAYDAHTSKEAPSLLIHFINMFLFSYEDTSNKMLYSGQKGLQCFLVVVALLCVPWMLVAKPLVLRQQYLRRKHLEGQPEEAQGSTNAQALEAAAAATPTEDEVFDFGDTVVYQAIHTIEYCLGCISNTASYLRLWALSLAHAQLSEVLWTMVIHIGLSVRSLGGGLGLFFIFAAFATLTVAILLVMEGLSAFLHALRLHWIEFQNKFYTGTGFKFLPFSFDIIREGRFDD
- the ATP6V0A1 gene encoding V-type proton ATPase 116 kDa subunit a 1 isoform X3 yields the protein MGELFRSEEMTLAQLFLQSEAAYCCVSELGELGKVQFRDLNPDVNVFHRKFVNEVRRCEEMDRKLRFVEKEIKKANIPIMDTGENPEVPFPRDMIDLEANFEKIENELKEINTNQEALKRNFLELTELKFILRKTQQFFDEQMADPDLLEESSSLLEPSEMGRGAPLRLGFVAGVINRERIPTFERMLWRVCRGNVFLRQAEIENPLEDPVTGDYVHKSVFIIFFQGDQLKNRVKKICEGFRASLYPCPETPQERKEMASGVNTRIDDLQMVLNQTEDHRQRVLQAAAKNIRVWFIKVRKMKAIYHTLNLCNIDVTQKCLIAEVWCPVADLDSIQFALRRGTEHSGSTVPSILNRMQTNQTPPTYNKTNKFTSGFQNIVDAYGIGTYREINPAPYTIITFPFLFAVMFGDFGHGILMTLIAVWMVVRESRILSQKSDNEMFNMVFSGRYIILLMGLFSTYTGLIYNDCFSKSLNMFGSSWSVRPMFNKANWSDALLETTPLLQLDPAIPGVFGGPYPFGIDPIWNIASNKLAFLNSFKMKMSVILGIFQMLFGVALSLLNHIYFKKPLNIYLGFIPEMIFMSSLFGYLVILIFYKWTAYDAHTSKEAPSLLIHFINMFLFSYEDTSNKMLYSGQKGLQCFLVVVALLCVPWMLVAKPLVLRQQYLRRKHLGTHNFGGIRVGNGPTEEDAEIIQHDQLSTHSEEGEEPTEDEVFDFGDTVVYQAIHTIEYCLGCISNTASYLRLWALSLAHAQLSEVLWTMVIHIGLSVRSLGGGLGLFFIFAAFATLTVAILLVMEGLSAFLHALRLHWIEFQNKFYTGTGFKFLPFSFDIIREGRFDD
- the ATP6V0A1 gene encoding V-type proton ATPase 116 kDa subunit a 1 isoform X4, which codes for MGELFRSEEMTLAQLFLQSEAAYCCVSELGELGKVQFRDLNPDVNVFHRKFVNEVRRCEEMDRKLRFVEKEIKKANIPIMDTGENPEVPFPRDMIDLEANFEKIENELKEINTNQEALKRNFLELTELKFILRKTQQFFDEMADPDLLEESSSLLEPSEMGRGAPLRLGFVAGVINRERIPTFERMLWRVCRGNVFLRQAEIENPLEDPVTGDYVHKSVFIIFFQGDQLKNRVKKICEGFRASLYPCPETPQERKEMASGVNTRIDDLQMVLNQTEDHRQRVLQAAAKNIRVWFIKVRKMKAIYHTLNLCNIDVTQKCLIAEVWCPVADLDSIQFALRRGTEHSGSTVPSILNRMQTNQTPPTYNKTNKFTSGFQNIVDAYGIGTYREINPAPYTIITFPFLFAVMFGDFGHGILMTLIAVWMVVRESRILSQKSDNEMFNMVFSGRYIILLMGLFSTYTGLIYNDCFSKSLNMFGSSWSVRPMFNKANWSDALLETTPLLQLDPAIPGVFGGPYPFGIDPIWNIASNKLAFLNSFKMKMSVILGIFQMLFGVALSLLNHIYFKKPLNIYLGFIPEMIFMSSLFGYLVILIFYKWTAYDAHTSKEAPSLLIHFINMFLFSYEDTSNKMLYSGQKGLQCFLVVVALLCVPWMLVAKPLVLRQQYLRRKHLGTHNFGGIRVGNGPTEEDAEIIQHDQLSTHSEEGEEPTEDEVFDFGDTVVYQAIHTIEYCLGCISNTASYLRLWALSLAHAQLSEVLWTMVIHIGLSVRSLGGGLGLFFIFAAFATLTVAILLVMEGLSAFLHALRLHWIEFQNKFYTGTGFKFLPFSFDIIREGRFDD
- the ATP6V0A1 gene encoding V-type proton ATPase 116 kDa subunit a 1 isoform X1, whose product is MGELFRSEEMTLAQLFLQSEAAYCCVSELGELGKVQFRDLNPDVNVFHRKFVNEVRRCEEMDRKLRFVEKEIKKANIPIMDTGENPEVPFPRDMIDLEANFEKIENELKEINTNQEALKRNFLELTELKFILRKTQQFFDEAELHHQQMADPDLLEESSSLLEPSEMGRGAPLRLGFVAGVINRERIPTFERMLWRVCRGNVFLRQAEIENPLEDPVTGDYVHKSVFIIFFQGDQLKNRVKKICEGFRASLYPCPETPQERKEMASGVNTRIDDLQMVLNQTEDHRQRVLQAAAKNIRVWFIKVRKMKAIYHTLNLCNIDVTQKCLIAEVWCPVADLDSIQFALRRGTEHSGSTVPSILNRMQTNQTPPTYNKTNKFTSGFQNIVDAYGIGTYREINPAPYTIITFPFLFAVMFGDFGHGILMTLIAVWMVVRESRILSQKSDNEMFNMVFSGRYIILLMGLFSTYTGLIYNDCFSKSLNMFGSSWSVRPMFNKANWSDALLETTPLLQLDPAIPGVFGGPYPFGIDPIWNIASNKLAFLNSFKMKMSVILGIFQMLFGVALSLLNHIYFKKPLNIYLGFIPEMIFMSSLFGYLVILIFYKWTAYDAHTSKEAPSLLIHFINMFLFSYEDTSNKMLYSGQKGLQCFLVVVALLCVPWMLVAKPLVLRQQYLRRKHLGTHNFGGIRVGNGPTEEDAEIIQHDQLSTHSEEGEEPTEDEVFDFGDTVVYQAIHTIEYCLGCISNTASYLRLWALSLAHAQLSEVLWTMVIHIGLSVRSLGGGLGLFFIFAAFATLTVAILLVMEGLSAFLHALRLHWIEFQNKFYTGTGFKFLPFSFDIIREGRFDD